The sequence TCAGCTTCATGATAGGGATACCGGTTCGCCGGAGGTCCAGATAGCCCTTTTGACCGAGAGGATAAACCACCTTAATGAACATTTCAAGATCCATAAGAAGGACCACCATTCCCGGCGGGGACTCTTGAAGATGGTGGGACAGAGGAGAAGGCTCCTTC comes from Acidobacteriota bacterium and encodes:
- the rpsO gene encoding 30S ribosomal protein S15; the encoded protein is MALTSKEKQMVISKYQLHDRDTGSPEVQIALLTERINHLNEHFKIHKKDHHSRRGLLKMVGQRRRLLRYLNKTDPSRYKELIKKLGLRG